TGTCGTCGCCGCGCGAGGACCCGCACGGCACGGGGTCCTGGTCGGGCGACGGGGTGCACGCGAGGGAGAGGACGCCCGGGGCGCGGACCACGCGGGTCTCGCGCTCGGGTCCCGGCGTCCAGCTCACGTCGAGCGCGGTCGCCAGGGCCAGGGCCCGGCCGGGCGCGGAGTCGCTGCCCTCCACCGCCCCGACGAGGCGGTAGCGGATGACGAGGGAGGTCGCGTCGTCCAGGGTGACCCGGGCGGGCCGGGCGGCCAGCCGCCCGGGTGCCGGCACCGTCTCGCCGTCGGCCTCGACGGTGAGGTCCGTCGCCGTCACGGTGCTCGCGTCCCCGACGTCGGGGACGGCGAGCGACACCGCGCGCAGCGGGGTGCGTGACGTGACCTCCTGGGTGACCACGATGTCGCCGCCCGGGCGCACCGTCGCCTCGACCCGCGAGCTGCCCGGGGGCACCGGCGTCGCGGTGGGGGCCGACCGGTCGTCCACGCGGGGAGCGGCCGCCTCGCGCCCGTCGTTCCCGTCGAGCAGGCGCACCGCGAGCAGCCCGCCTCCCACGACGACGGCGAGCAGGACCAGCAGGACGGCCGCGGTGCGGGTGCGCGACGGCGACGTCGGGTCCTCCTCCCACATGAGGGTGGCGCGGGTGCCTGCGGCCGACGCCGGGGCCGGCGCGGGGCCGGCCTCGGGCTCCGGTTCGGGGGCGGGCTCCGGCTCGGGCGCGGGTGCCGGCTCGGGGGCGGGTGCCGGCTCGGGTGCGGGCTCCGGCTCGGGTGGGACCGACTCCACGGCCGGCGCCGTCCGCGGGGCAGGCGGCAGCACGGTGGGCAGTCGGTTCTTGTACTGCTTCTTGCGGCTCACGGTGCCTCCGGCGGGCCGAGCGGTGCAGCGGTCAGGACGGCGAGGTTCTGGTAGCCGCCCCGCGAGGCGTCGTAGGGCGGCGCGCACGTGACCAGCACCAGCCGCCGCCTGCCCGAGGCGTCGAACAGCTCGGGGTGGTCCGTCAGCGGGCCCTGCGGGACGAGCGTGCGGGAGCGGACCTCGAAGACCTGGCGCAGCTCACCGGCGCGCAGCTCGACCCGCGCGCCACGGCCGACGGTGAGCAGCTCGGCGAAGGGGCCGAGGCCCTGGGTGGTGGAGTCCACGTGCGCGGCCAGCAGGGTGGCCCCGAACGGGTCGCCCACGCGGGAGCCACCGCGCCACCAGCCCGCGACCTCGATGTCGCGGGGGACCGCGAGCAGGCCGTCGGGCGTCGTGCCGACGACCCGGACGTCGACCGACCGCCCGCTCGGCAGCACGGCACGGTCGGGTGGCTGCGGGACCACCACGGACGGTGCGCGACGTGCGCGCCGCACCGGAGCCGGTTCGGTGGTCGGCCCGGGGGCGGGCGCCGTCGAGGTGCGTGCGGTCGGTGCTCCGGTGCGCTCGGGCGTGGGCAAGTCTCCCGCGCACCCCACGACCGTGGCGACCATGGTCCCGGCGAGCACCGGCAGCAGCGCGCGGGTCACCCGACCCGCGATCGGGACCACCGGGCCCGGCCCGCCGCGGCGGCGGCCGCGACCACGAGCAGCAACGCCACCGGCAGGAGCGGTCCCCGCCCGCCGTGCGCGGCCGGGGCCGCGAACGTGGTGACCGCGTCGCGCACCAGCCCGGCCGACCCGGTGTCGATCCGCGTCGGGACCACGCTGCCGTCGGGGGAGAGCTCCTCGGTGTGCGCGATGACGGCCATCGACCCGTCGCTCGGGTTGCCGTAGGCGTAGACCATCGACAGCGTCCCGGCGGCGACCGAGAGGTCGAGCGGACCCAGGATCGGGTCGCCACCGCTGCCGGACGGCAGCAGGGCCACCTCGATCGAGCCCTCCGGGACGTCGGCGTCGGCGAACTCGCCGTTGGCGATGTTGGTGAAGACCGTCTGCCCGTCGACCTGCACGTCGGCGGGCGGCACGGTCGCCGTGTGCGCGAGCAGCACGCGGGCCTTGCCCGGCCCGATCGCGCCGGTCGGTGCGTCGTAGGAGTGGACGACCGGGTCGCCGTCGACCTCGGCGGGCAGGTGCAGGACCACGTCGCTCGCCTCGCCGGCACCGACCTCGAGCGTCGAGTCGACCGTGAAGTCGGCACCCGTGAACGAGATGTCGTGGCGGCCCGGGGTCAGGCCCAGCGGCCCGACGATGTCGCCGACCGCGGCGTTGCGGGTGATCGGTCGACCGTCGACCGCGATCGCGACGCCGGCCCCCGGCACGGCCTGCACGACGGTGACCAGGGCGGGCGTGGGGGCCGCCGTGGCCGGCGCTGCCAGCGGCAGCAGGACGAGTGTGGCGGCCAGGGCTGCCGGGACCAGTCTGCGCATGTGGTGGATCCCCCCGTGAGCGACCCCCGGGCGGGGGCCACGTTCACCTGAACACCGGCCGGGGGCCGGCTCAACCCCGATATCGGGTACGTCGGAGGAGCCTGCACCCCTGGGGGTAGGTTGCGTGCGACGCGGACGGGTGGAGCAGACGGGCGGATCGGGGAGGAGGACGGCGTGGTCGACGCAGGACGCGTGGCGGACTACCTCGCCCGCATCGGGCTCACCGACGTGCCGGACCCCGACCTCGCCGGACTGCGGCAGGTCCATCGGGCGCACGTCGCCCGCATCCCCTACGACAACCTCTCCACGGTGCTGCGCCGGCCGGACCCCGCCGACGGGCCCGCCGCGGCTGCTCGCGCCGCCTCCGGTGGCCGCGTGGGCTACTGCTTCCAGCAGAACGGCGCGCTCGAGTGGCTCCTCACCCGGCTCGGGTTCTCCGTCAGCCGGCGCCACGGCCACGTGTGGTTCCGCGCCGAGGAACAGCTCGGCACGAGCCTGAACCACCTGGTCCTCGTGGTCTCCGGCCTGCCGGACGACGACAACCCGGGCGGCCACTGGTGGGCCGACGCCGGTCTGGGCGAGGGCT
This genomic interval from Nocardioides palaemonis contains the following:
- a CDS encoding class F sortase, with the translated sequence MTRALLPVLAGTMVATVVGCAGDLPTPERTGAPTARTSTAPAPGPTTEPAPVRRARRAPSVVVPQPPDRAVLPSGRSVDVRVVGTTPDGLLAVPRDIEVAGWWRGGSRVGDPFGATLLAAHVDSTTQGLGPFAELLTVGRGARVELRAGELRQVFEVRSRTLVPQGPLTDHPELFDASGRRRLVLVTCAPPYDASRGGYQNLAVLTAAPLGPPEAP
- a CDS encoding DUF4397 domain-containing protein; its protein translation is MRRLVPAALAATLVLLPLAAPATAAPTPALVTVVQAVPGAGVAIAVDGRPITRNAAVGDIVGPLGLTPGRHDISFTGADFTVDSTLEVGAGEASDVVLHLPAEVDGDPVVHSYDAPTGAIGPGKARVLLAHTATVPPADVQVDGQTVFTNIANGEFADADVPEGSIEVALLPSGSGGDPILGPLDLSVAAGTLSMVYAYGNPSDGSMAVIAHTEELSPDGSVVPTRIDTGSAGLVRDAVTTFAAPAAHGGRGPLLPVALLLVVAAAAAAGRARWSRSRVG